A stretch of the Halorussus salinus genome encodes the following:
- a CDS encoding FAD-dependent oxidoreductase, which translates to MDGTEVAVRSVETVGTDTIALTLETPPEFDARPGQFVQLAATIDGEEVTRHYTLSSPDVGETFETTVEVDPEGSLSPYLAALEPGETVQVAGPFGDAYYEDEESVVVLAGGPGVGPAVGIGERAQQDGATVTVVYEDADPVHDERLTALADAGAEVVVTDDVSDEEVLELLADARGQTFVYGFADFLDRAMAALDAANVDADDAKTENFGPAPDA; encoded by the coding sequence ATGGACGGAACCGAAGTCGCGGTCCGCTCGGTCGAGACGGTCGGCACCGACACCATCGCGCTCACGCTGGAGACGCCCCCGGAGTTCGACGCCCGTCCGGGCCAGTTCGTCCAGTTGGCCGCGACGATAGACGGCGAGGAGGTCACGCGCCACTACACGCTCTCGTCGCCCGACGTGGGCGAGACGTTCGAGACCACCGTGGAGGTGGACCCGGAAGGGTCGCTCAGTCCCTACCTCGCGGCCCTCGAACCCGGCGAGACGGTCCAAGTCGCGGGTCCCTTCGGCGACGCCTACTACGAGGACGAGGAGAGCGTCGTCGTCCTCGCGGGCGGGCCGGGCGTCGGTCCCGCGGTGGGTATCGGTGAGCGCGCACAGCAGGACGGCGCGACGGTGACGGTCGTCTACGAGGACGCCGACCCGGTCCACGACGAGCGCCTGACCGCGCTCGCCGACGCGGGCGCGGAAGTCGTCGTCACCGACGACGTGAGCGACGAGGAGGTACTGGAACTCCTCGCGGACGCGCGGGGCCAGACGTTCGTCTACGGCTTCGCCGACTTCTTGGACCGGGCGATGGCGGCCCTCGACGCGGCGAACGTCGATGCCGACGACGCCAAGACCGAGAACTTCGGTCCCGCGCCGGACGCGTAG
- a CDS encoding ABC transporter ATP-binding protein → MGDVNLDDVTKAYGDVVAVNEMNLEIEDGEFVTLVGPSGCGKSTTLETIAGLTKPTSGTISIADREVTDLPPKDRGIAMVFQNIALFPHMDVYDNISFGLRLRDYPKDEIDRRVDRAADIVQLEGMLDRMPDEMSGGQRQRVAIARAIVREPEVFLMDEPLANLDAKLRVHMRTELQRLHKELDTTIIYVTHDQAEAMTMSDRIAIIDGGELQQIDPPLVCYNEPANLFVAGFIGSPSMNFAEGEVTATGLSTPDFDVAFDPEEFGVEPGDDVTLGIRPEDVHLADAAAGVPNRTQPIDATTDVLEPMGDEIFVYLLTGEGGEDTAMGGDAADVDQLLMSVDPDSDLDEDESVDVVFDRENVHLFDTRTGEAITHSLVADEADAATDGEATPAEGDD, encoded by the coding sequence ATGGGAGACGTAAACTTAGACGACGTGACGAAAGCGTACGGCGACGTGGTGGCAGTGAACGAGATGAACCTCGAAATCGAGGACGGCGAGTTCGTCACCTTGGTCGGCCCGTCGGGGTGTGGCAAGTCCACGACGCTGGAGACTATCGCCGGACTGACGAAACCGACCTCCGGCACCATCTCCATCGCCGACCGCGAGGTGACCGATCTACCGCCGAAGGACCGTGGGATAGCGATGGTGTTCCAGAACATCGCGCTGTTCCCGCACATGGACGTGTACGACAACATCAGCTTCGGCCTCCGCCTTCGGGACTACCCGAAAGACGAGATAGATCGACGCGTGGACCGCGCGGCCGACATCGTGCAGTTAGAAGGGATGTTGGACCGGATGCCCGACGAGATGTCGGGCGGTCAGCGCCAGCGGGTGGCCATCGCGCGAGCCATCGTGCGGGAACCCGAGGTGTTCCTGATGGACGAACCGCTGGCGAATCTGGACGCGAAACTGCGCGTCCACATGCGGACGGAACTCCAGCGCCTCCACAAGGAACTGGACACCACCATCATCTACGTGACCCACGACCAAGCCGAAGCGATGACGATGTCCGACCGCATCGCCATCATCGACGGCGGCGAACTCCAACAGATCGACCCGCCGCTGGTCTGTTACAACGAACCGGCGAACCTCTTCGTCGCCGGGTTCATCGGCTCGCCCTCGATGAACTTCGCCGAGGGCGAAGTCACCGCGACGGGCCTCTCGACGCCCGACTTCGACGTGGCCTTCGACCCCGAGGAGTTCGGCGTGGAACCCGGCGACGACGTGACGCTGGGCATCCGGCCCGAGGACGTGCATCTCGCCGACGCCGCGGCGGGCGTCCCCAACCGGACCCAACCCATCGACGCGACGACCGACGTGTTGGAACCGATGGGCGACGAGATATTCGTCTACCTCCTCACGGGCGAGGGCGGCGAGGACACCGCGATGGGCGGCGACGCCGCGGACGTGGACCAGTTGCTCATGTCGGTTGACCCCGACAGCGACCTCGACGAAGACGAGTCGGTCGATGTCGTCTTCGACCGCGAGAACGTCCACCTCTTCGACACGCGGACCGGCGAGGCCATCACGCACTCGCTGGTCGCCGACGAGGCCGACGCGGCGACCGACGGCGAAGCGACTCCCGCGGAGGGCGACGACTGA
- a CDS encoding sugar phosphate isomerase/epimerase family protein: protein MDVGVLTVPFGGDSLEETAEYLASIGVDAVELGCGGHPGEDHLPRREYLDDDEAQSELLNLLDEYGLRISALATHNNPLHPDDATAEEADTELREAIELAAQLDVNTVTCFSGLPAGGPNDETPNWITAPWPTEHAEAHEYQWEEVAIPYWRDLADHAAQSGVDVAIEMHPNMLVYEPSGMARLREATNERVGANFDPSHLYWQGIDATEAIRFLGERDAIHHVHAKDTRVYDAEARTKGVLDTTSYDEVEDRSWLFRSVGYGHDEDHWKDVVSTLRMVGYDGALSIEHEDALTSSREGLEKAVDLLQRAVFREQPGEAYWAE from the coding sequence ATGGACGTAGGAGTACTCACCGTTCCGTTCGGAGGAGATTCGCTCGAAGAGACCGCGGAGTACCTCGCCAGCATCGGCGTGGACGCCGTCGAACTCGGCTGTGGCGGCCACCCCGGCGAGGACCACCTGCCGCGAAGGGAGTATCTGGACGACGACGAGGCCCAGTCGGAACTGCTGAACTTGCTGGACGAGTACGGCTTGCGCATCTCGGCGCTGGCGACGCACAACAACCCGCTCCACCCCGACGACGCGACCGCCGAGGAGGCCGACACCGAGTTGCGCGAAGCCATCGAACTCGCCGCCCAACTGGACGTGAACACGGTCACGTGTTTCTCGGGGCTTCCCGCGGGAGGTCCGAACGACGAGACGCCCAACTGGATTACGGCACCGTGGCCGACCGAACACGCCGAGGCCCACGAGTACCAGTGGGAGGAGGTCGCCATTCCCTACTGGCGGGACCTCGCGGACCACGCGGCCCAATCCGGCGTAGACGTGGCTATCGAGATGCACCCGAACATGCTGGTCTACGAACCCTCGGGGATGGCTCGCCTGCGCGAGGCGACCAACGAGCGCGTCGGCGCGAACTTCGACCCCTCGCACCTCTACTGGCAGGGTATCGACGCGACCGAGGCGATTCGGTTCCTCGGCGAGCGCGACGCCATCCATCACGTCCACGCCAAGGACACCCGAGTCTACGACGCCGAGGCCCGGACGAAGGGCGTCCTCGACACCACCTCCTACGACGAAGTCGAGGACCGCTCGTGGCTCTTCCGCTCGGTGGGCTACGGCCACGACGAGGACCACTGGAAAGACGTGGTCAGCACCCTCCGGATGGTGGGCTACGACGGGGCGCTCTCCATCGAACACGAGGACGCGCTGACCAGTTCCCGCGAGGGACTGGAGAAGGCCGTGGACCTTCTCCAGCGCGCCGTCTTCCGCGAGCAACCCGGCGAGGCATACTGGGCGGAGTGA
- a CDS encoding DUF7565 family protein → MSDWECGIDGCDEEFDDVEEAIVHQTTDHKRRECKVCGSVVPDGYFAIRHAFDEHSRAEYVRAYGASAAEVRQRERVRDAIEDEADLQQVVNRLDEVTGGL, encoded by the coding sequence ATGAGCGACTGGGAGTGCGGCATCGACGGTTGCGACGAGGAGTTCGACGACGTAGAGGAGGCCATAGTGCATCAGACGACCGACCACAAGCGCCGCGAGTGCAAGGTCTGTGGCTCGGTGGTCCCCGACGGCTACTTCGCCATTCGCCACGCCTTCGACGAACACTCGCGTGCGGAGTACGTCCGGGCCTACGGCGCGAGCGCCGCGGAGGTCCGCCAGCGCGAGCGCGTCCGGGACGCCATCGAGGACGAGGCCGACCTCCAGCAGGTCGTGAACCGACTGGACGAAGTGACGGGTGGACTGTAA
- a CDS encoding GNAT family N-acetyltransferase, with protein MYVRDAKNREEVWLLDHIEEMGLDETAFRSRDYVVAIDETSGEKAGFGRIRIHKTDDRELCELTSIGVLESWRRQGVGAHVVERLVEQARDHGFDAVFALTGATDYLSQFGFRGVESSDLPEKLRERLDAKRDGTDPDAVGMVLDASEFVMPDRLRERFKRAQPHEEEPEPEESAEDFGIDPNSATYKYDTG; from the coding sequence ATGTACGTCCGGGACGCGAAAAACAGAGAGGAGGTCTGGCTGTTGGACCACATCGAGGAGATGGGTCTCGACGAAACTGCGTTCCGCTCCCGCGACTACGTAGTCGCCATCGACGAGACCTCCGGCGAGAAGGCGGGGTTCGGTCGCATCCGCATCCACAAGACCGACGACCGGGAACTCTGTGAACTCACCAGCATCGGCGTGCTGGAGTCGTGGCGCAGGCAGGGCGTCGGCGCGCACGTGGTCGAGCGACTGGTCGAGCAGGCCCGCGACCACGGCTTCGATGCCGTGTTCGCGCTAACTGGCGCGACCGACTACCTCTCGCAGTTCGGCTTCCGCGGCGTCGAGTCGAGCGACCTGCCCGAGAAGTTGCGCGAGCGCCTCGACGCCAAGCGCGACGGGACCGACCCCGACGCGGTGGGGATGGTGCTGGACGCGAGCGAGTTCGTCATGCCAGACCGCCTGCGCGAGCGGTTCAAGCGCGCCCAGCCACACGAGGAGGAACCCGAACCGGAAGAATCGGCCGAGGACTTCGGTATCGACCCCAACAGCGCGACCTACAAGTACGACACCGGGTAG
- a CDS encoding Gfo/Idh/MocA family protein → MTRDASQRTIRVGIVGLGGIGHHHAERIADTAGRLVGGVDISPDARSRFASAYDVPTFETFDALYDEGIDAAIVTTPNKFHEEYAVQALESGVDVLLEKPLANTLESAERIAEAARDAEAFCMVGFNNRFSPAVEVFKSYQREGRFGELSHVEANWVRRRGIPGRGSWFTAEEVSGGGALLDIGVHAIDLALHFLDFPEVVEVTGDTRSEFGDRDDYTYLEMYGEDVDDPEFDVDDHASAYIRTADGKSVSLEVAWATNRPPTNEFVVQGTDGGATFDRESGDLTLHEVSDTGAPHFVDTEVDTRSNDTHKREQRAFFEAVRAGEAPERNTVEEALTVQRVIDAIYRSAETGRAVAVADESGAETPEKVRQ, encoded by the coding sequence ATGACGAGAGACGCTTCACAACGTACGATTCGAGTCGGTATCGTCGGACTGGGTGGCATCGGCCACCATCACGCAGAACGCATCGCGGACACGGCGGGGCGACTGGTCGGCGGCGTGGACATCAGCCCCGACGCCCGGAGTCGCTTCGCGTCGGCCTACGACGTGCCCACGTTCGAGACCTTCGACGCCCTCTACGACGAGGGCATCGACGCGGCCATCGTCACGACGCCGAACAAGTTCCACGAGGAGTACGCCGTTCAAGCCTTGGAGTCGGGCGTGGACGTACTCTTGGAGAAACCGCTGGCCAACACGCTCGAAAGCGCGGAACGCATCGCCGAGGCGGCCCGCGACGCCGAGGCGTTCTGCATGGTCGGGTTCAACAATCGGTTCAGCCCCGCCGTCGAGGTGTTCAAGTCCTACCAGCGGGAGGGTCGGTTCGGCGAGTTGAGCCACGTCGAGGCCAACTGGGTCCGGCGGCGCGGCATCCCCGGTCGCGGGTCGTGGTTCACCGCCGAGGAGGTCTCTGGCGGCGGTGCCCTGCTGGACATCGGGGTCCACGCCATCGACCTCGCGCTCCACTTTCTGGACTTCCCCGAAGTGGTCGAGGTCACGGGCGACACCCGTTCGGAGTTCGGTGACCGCGACGACTACACCTACCTCGAAATGTACGGCGAGGACGTGGACGACCCCGAGTTCGACGTGGACGACCACGCCTCGGCGTACATCCGGACCGCCGACGGCAAGTCCGTCTCGCTGGAAGTCGCGTGGGCGACCAACCGCCCGCCGACCAACGAGTTCGTGGTGCAGGGGACCGACGGCGGTGCCACCTTCGACCGCGAGTCGGGCGACTTGACGCTCCATGAGGTGAGCGACACCGGCGCGCCACACTTCGTGGACACCGAGGTCGATACCCGGAGCAACGACACCCACAAGCGCGAACAGCGGGCGTTCTTCGAGGCTGTCCGCGCGGGCGAGGCCCCCGAGCGCAACACGGTCGAGGAGGCCCTGACCGTCCAGCGCGTCATCGACGCCATCTACCGGTCGGCCGAGACCGGTCGCGCGGTCGCGGTCGCGGACGAGAGCGGTGCCGAGACGCCCGAGAAGGTACGGCAGTAA
- a CDS encoding ABC transporter substrate-binding protein: MGEDNPEFDSGRRKFLQASGAGAVALSFPGAADAADGATEETATVVQATDATAQDVQSGGIFTMGMGQQPKGLNPLSTSSAYSWAILDMVYDAGTVVDPVEFGVRPNLYTDWTVEVPDGKANPQPDVYFDVREGVTWTDGEELTVEDVIFTYNYLKEQEPGRYAATIQPIKSVQKASKGDWDVHMKLKKPIGTYASSQLAVPILPKHVWSDVNNYQQYTPTQNGGPVGTGPGTVTKYAEATAIEVEFRDDYPLGDLGWRDEVDKLMSGGPFLDAVRFKIFGSDSALQQAFLRGGIDSVYSSINVSKISKVKSNQGQKLVPGYDTGYNYFAYNMRRQPLDDATFRQATSMVFDDYYWTERLQEGYEYMGDFVMPPGFSAVRPEQAVENAELLESPATNAFEFRQKEPGVPDYDAIKSFLTEGRVIDGDSGNYVGKQYPGTLTGVTGGQSKGKHDYSFGPVRSQVLRQKQGVQEEIRVNGKTIPEIKGGPLQVLIYPAKDTPKMSKMAARWVDMMQKLGIPAVTKVMTFNTMLGRVYAQEDFDIYPMAWSDLSPFATGTLYNIFHSDNADDHSEKEGYDQQNTTTQLNNAMGYGLGDAGADDLISRARSTMESEKRNRIARKAIERIYLDFPYMVIGYDKLTWPVNSAKFGGFVPEIPGPGAANLSVQLMQIHQTGDGGNGGSGGGGNGGSGGSGNGGGNGGNSTGGGNSTGGGN, translated from the coding sequence ATGGGTGAGGATAACCCAGAGTTCGATTCCGGTCGGCGCAAGTTTCTTCAAGCAAGCGGAGCAGGGGCGGTGGCGCTCTCGTTCCCCGGCGCGGCGGACGCCGCGGACGGAGCGACCGAGGAGACCGCGACGGTAGTCCAAGCGACCGACGCGACCGCCCAAGACGTACAGAGCGGCGGCATCTTCACGATGGGGATGGGCCAACAGCCCAAGGGACTGAATCCGCTCTCCACGTCGTCGGCGTACTCGTGGGCGATTCTGGACATGGTGTACGACGCCGGGACCGTGGTGGACCCGGTGGAGTTCGGCGTTCGGCCGAACCTCTACACCGATTGGACGGTCGAAGTCCCGGACGGCAAGGCGAACCCACAGCCCGACGTGTACTTCGACGTTCGCGAGGGGGTGACGTGGACCGACGGCGAGGAGTTGACCGTCGAGGACGTGATTTTCACCTACAACTACCTGAAAGAGCAGGAGCCGGGGCGCTACGCCGCGACCATCCAGCCCATCAAATCGGTCCAGAAGGCCTCGAAGGGCGACTGGGACGTACACATGAAGCTCAAGAAGCCCATCGGGACCTACGCGAGCAGTCAGCTCGCGGTGCCCATCCTACCGAAACACGTCTGGTCGGACGTGAACAACTATCAGCAGTACACCCCGACGCAGAACGGCGGGCCGGTCGGGACTGGGCCGGGCACGGTCACGAAGTACGCCGAAGCGACCGCGATAGAGGTCGAGTTCCGCGACGACTACCCGCTGGGCGACCTCGGGTGGCGTGACGAGGTGGACAAACTCATGTCCGGCGGACCGTTCCTCGACGCGGTTCGATTCAAGATATTCGGGAGCGACTCGGCGCTCCAACAGGCGTTCCTTCGGGGAGGCATCGACAGCGTCTACAGTTCCATCAACGTCTCGAAGATTTCGAAGGTCAAGAGCAATCAGGGCCAGAAGCTGGTGCCCGGCTACGACACCGGGTACAACTACTTCGCGTACAACATGCGTCGCCAGCCGTTGGACGACGCGACGTTCCGGCAAGCGACCTCGATGGTGTTCGACGACTACTACTGGACCGAACGCCTGCAGGAGGGCTACGAGTACATGGGCGACTTCGTGATGCCGCCGGGCTTCTCGGCGGTCAGGCCCGAGCAGGCGGTCGAGAACGCGGAACTCCTCGAATCGCCCGCGACCAACGCCTTCGAGTTCCGCCAGAAGGAACCGGGCGTGCCCGACTACGACGCCATCAAGTCGTTCCTCACCGAGGGGCGAGTCATCGACGGTGACTCGGGCAACTACGTCGGCAAGCAGTACCCCGGCACGCTGACGGGCGTCACAGGTGGCCAATCGAAGGGGAAACACGACTACAGCTTCGGGCCGGTCCGGTCGCAGGTCCTCCGACAGAAGCAGGGCGTCCAAGAGGAGATTCGGGTCAACGGCAAGACGATTCCCGAAATCAAGGGCGGCCCGCTGCAGGTACTCATCTACCCCGCCAAGGACACGCCGAAGATGTCCAAGATGGCGGCCCGGTGGGTGGACATGATGCAGAAGCTCGGCATCCCGGCGGTCACGAAGGTCATGACGTTCAACACGATGCTCGGCCGGGTGTACGCCCAAGAGGACTTCGACATCTACCCGATGGCGTGGAGCGACCTCTCGCCGTTCGCGACGGGGACCCTCTACAACATTTTCCACAGCGACAACGCCGACGACCACTCCGAGAAGGAGGGGTACGACCAGCAGAACACCACGACCCAACTCAACAACGCGATGGGCTACGGACTCGGCGACGCCGGGGCCGACGACCTCATCTCGCGCGCTCGCTCGACCATGGAGTCCGAGAAGCGTAACCGAATCGCGCGGAAGGCGATAGAGCGCATCTACCTCGACTTCCCGTACATGGTCATCGGCTACGACAAGCTGACGTGGCCGGTCAACAGCGCGAAGTTCGGCGGCTTCGTCCCCGAGATTCCCGGTCCGGGAGCCGCGAACCTCTCGGTCCAACTGATGCAGATTCACCAGACGGGCGATGGCGGCAACGGTGGTAGCGGTGGCGGCGGCAACGGTGGTAGCGGTGGCAGTGGCAACGGTGGCGGTAACGGCGGAAACAGTACCGGTGGCGGCAACAGCACCGGCGGCGGAAACTAA
- a CDS encoding HAD family hydrolase, translated as MQAVFFDLDGTLVALPDDFGALFEEALSSHGVRADAERHEYFTEAFFDHLGDCRADPYRAAMADLREEFALGPPAEQLAESYAEREAAATELRPGARDALDALAGGERPVALGVLTNGGGRGQRRKLAVHGLADYFEAVVVSAEVGAGKPDPEIFAAARDAIPADEYAFVADDLDRDVRPAQRAGFTGVYVGERDGDGNADGGTASADDPVRPDHRVGSLREVPALFE; from the coding sequence GTGCAAGCAGTCTTCTTCGACCTCGACGGCACGCTGGTCGCGCTCCCCGACGATTTCGGCGCGCTCTTCGAGGAGGCCCTGTCTTCCCACGGCGTCCGCGCCGACGCCGAGCGCCACGAGTACTTCACCGAGGCGTTCTTCGACCACTTGGGCGACTGCCGCGCCGACCCCTACCGCGCGGCGATGGCCGACCTCCGCGAGGAGTTCGCCCTCGGCCCGCCCGCCGAGCAGTTGGCCGAGAGCTACGCCGAGCGCGAGGCGGCCGCGACCGAACTCCGGCCGGGTGCCCGCGACGCTCTCGACGCGCTCGCGGGCGGCGAGCGTCCCGTCGCGCTCGGCGTGCTGACGAACGGCGGCGGGCGCGGACAGCGCCGGAAACTCGCGGTCCACGGACTCGCAGACTACTTCGAGGCAGTCGTCGTCTCGGCCGAGGTCGGCGCGGGCAAGCCCGACCCCGAAATCTTCGCGGCCGCGCGGGACGCGATTCCGGCCGACGAGTACGCCTTCGTCGCCGACGACCTCGACCGAGACGTGCGCCCCGCCCAACGCGCCGGGTTCACCGGCGTCTACGTCGGCGAGCGCGACGGAGACGGGAACGCGGACGGAGGGACTGCGAGCGCGGACGACCCGGTGCGCCCCGACCACCGCGTCGGGTCGCTCCGCGAGGTGCCCGCGCTGTTCGAGTAA
- the mce gene encoding methylmalonyl-CoA epimerase: MYIDHVGIATEEATDLADLYADLFDAPVAHEEEFDGLRVVFLEFGDSYFELLEPLEDGTVSRYLDSNGPGIHHVALETDDIEAALDTARDHGVELIDDEPRPGAWGHDVAFLHPKSTGGVLIEFVEH; this comes from the coding sequence ATGTACATCGACCACGTTGGAATCGCGACCGAGGAGGCCACCGACCTCGCGGACCTGTACGCCGACCTGTTCGACGCGCCGGTCGCCCACGAAGAGGAGTTCGACGGACTCCGAGTCGTCTTCCTCGAATTCGGCGACAGCTACTTCGAGTTGCTCGAACCGCTCGAAGACGGGACCGTCTCACGATACCTCGACAGCAACGGGCCGGGCATCCACCACGTCGCCCTCGAAACCGACGACATCGAGGCGGCGCTCGACACCGCCCGCGACCACGGCGTCGAACTGATAGACGACGAACCCCGGCCCGGCGCGTGGGGCCACGATGTCGCGTTCCTCCATCCGAAATCGACCGGCGGCGTGTTGATAGAGTTCGTAGAACACTGA
- a CDS encoding DUF892 family protein, translated as MSTNSLSHLFQNELKDIYDAEQRIDEALGEMADEVEHDEIAQAFRDHQQETEGQIDRLEQVFDMIDASPGDEECEATRGMIEEHDEFLSSNPEQGEIDVFDVTAGQKTEHYEIATYGNLAKLADRLDLDEAGDLLHENLEEEEAFLDRLVDLTENYDYDQLT; from the coding sequence ATGAGTACGAACTCGCTCAGTCACCTGTTCCAGAACGAACTGAAAGACATCTACGACGCCGAGCAGCGCATCGACGAGGCGCTCGGCGAGATGGCCGACGAGGTCGAACACGACGAGATAGCGCAGGCGTTCCGCGACCACCAGCAGGAGACCGAGGGCCAAATCGACCGCCTCGAACAGGTCTTCGACATGATAGACGCCTCGCCCGGCGACGAGGAGTGCGAGGCCACGCGGGGCATGATAGAGGAACACGACGAGTTTCTCTCCTCGAACCCCGAGCAGGGCGAAATCGACGTGTTCGACGTGACCGCGGGCCAGAAGACCGAACACTACGAGATAGCGACCTACGGCAACCTCGCCAAACTCGCAGACAGACTCGACTTGGACGAGGCGGGCGACCTCCTGCACGAGAACCTCGAAGAGGAGGAGGCGTTCTTGGACCGCCTCGTCGACCTGACCGAGAACTACGACTACGACCAGTTGACCTGA
- a CDS encoding carbohydrate ABC transporter permease — protein MAQQSDTAGLDADANSSQGPFGRWASKAIQNPKRVYRAMFYVVTAFFLFTTLFPFYWLLVLAVTPNEAITSFGFPPVPHGFNPGAFITIFETVPLHIYVLNSFVLGLATTAIVLVIASLAGYVFGRLDFPGRRPLMLLILAVSYFPPAAFLLPLFQLFTGNVDIGLFGVAVSSPNLYNTPIPMVMPFTALFMPLSIFILTTFYGQIPDGLEDAARIEGTTRLGALFRVIMPLSAPGVATAGVLTFISVYNEFFFSFLMNDGQVASKLTQFFASQNNWAPLVQGILAYQGQYSQMYNLMAAASIVGVLPVAVLVVIAQEKIVSGLTAGALKE, from the coding sequence ATGGCACAACAGTCGGACACCGCCGGACTGGACGCCGACGCGAACTCCTCGCAGGGACCGTTCGGTCGGTGGGCCTCGAAGGCCATCCAGAATCCCAAGCGCGTCTACCGGGCGATGTTCTACGTCGTGACCGCGTTCTTCCTGTTCACGACGCTGTTCCCGTTCTACTGGCTGTTGGTGCTGGCGGTGACGCCCAACGAGGCCATCACGAGCTTCGGCTTCCCGCCGGTGCCCCACGGGTTCAACCCCGGTGCGTTCATCACCATCTTCGAGACGGTGCCGTTGCACATCTACGTGCTGAACAGCTTCGTCCTCGGCCTCGCCACGACCGCCATCGTGCTGGTCATCGCCAGCCTCGCTGGCTACGTGTTCGGCCGACTCGACTTCCCCGGACGGCGGCCGCTGATGTTGCTGATACTGGCGGTGTCGTACTTCCCGCCGGCGGCGTTCCTGCTGCCGCTGTTCCAACTGTTCACCGGTAACGTCGATATCGGTCTGTTCGGCGTCGCGGTGTCGAGTCCGAACCTCTACAACACGCCGATACCGATGGTGATGCCGTTCACGGCGCTGTTCATGCCGCTGTCGATCTTCATCCTGACGACGTTCTACGGCCAGATTCCGGACGGGCTGGAGGACGCCGCGCGCATCGAGGGAACGACGCGACTCGGCGCGCTGTTCCGAGTCATCATGCCTCTGTCGGCACCCGGCGTGGCGACGGCGGGCGTGCTGACGTTCATCTCGGTGTACAACGAGTTCTTCTTCTCGTTCCTGATGAACGACGGGCAGGTCGCCTCGAAGCTGACCCAGTTCTTCGCCTCGCAGAACAACTGGGCACCGCTCGTACAGGGCATTCTGGCGTATCAGGGCCAGTACTCACAGATGTACAACTTGATGGCGGCCGCGAGCATCGTCGGCGTGCTTCCGGTCGCGGTGCTGGTCGTCATCGCACAGGAGAAGATCGTGAGCGGACTGACCGCGGGAGCGCTCAAGGAGTGA
- a CDS encoding NUDIX domain-containing protein: MRTEINERTVERRMDRLLDGYGDVPVEERTWNRSPERFEREVQQARDGYVGGAYAWVVRRPDEAADLTESMPPEAEDDRKRALMILGRGADRWGLAGGGLEGDETHEEAVRREVREETGVECEPTDCFLVRHVTVVSEAEDDRRIHFLYAFFDATYEGGSITVQPGELDGAGWFAEPPERLLPANERRAESWSPETTTPPPE, translated from the coding sequence ATGCGGACCGAAATCAACGAGCGGACCGTCGAGCGACGGATGGACCGCCTGCTCGACGGGTACGGCGACGTGCCCGTCGAGGAGCGAACGTGGAACCGGTCGCCCGAGCGGTTCGAGCGCGAGGTCCAGCAGGCGAGAGACGGTTACGTCGGCGGGGCCTACGCGTGGGTCGTCCGGCGACCGGACGAGGCCGCCGACCTCACCGAGTCGATGCCGCCCGAGGCCGAGGACGACCGGAAGCGCGCGCTGATGATTCTCGGTCGAGGAGCCGACCGGTGGGGCCTCGCTGGCGGCGGACTAGAGGGCGACGAGACCCACGAGGAGGCCGTCCGCCGGGAAGTCCGCGAGGAGACCGGCGTCGAGTGCGAACCGACCGACTGCTTTCTGGTCCGGCACGTCACGGTCGTCTCGGAGGCCGAGGACGACCGTCGGATTCACTTCCTCTACGCCTTCTTCGACGCGACCTACGAGGGCGGGTCGATAACGGTCCAACCGGGCGAACTCGACGGCGCAGGCTGGTTCGCCGAACCGCCGGAGCGTCTGCTTCCCGCCAACGAGCGCCGGGCCGAGTCGTGGTCGCCGGAGACGACGACCCCGCCGCCCGAGTAA